From the Thermodesulfobacteriota bacterium genome, the window GACCTCCGGTTCGAGACGAAGCCCGGCCGGAAGATAAAGGACATAATGACCAGGAAGGTGGTCACGGCCCCGGTTGGAATTTCCATCGACAAGGCCAAGGCCATGCTCCATAAGCACCGGATAGAGAAGCTCCCGGTGCTGGACAAGCGCGGCAGGCTCCGTGGCCTCATAACCATGACTGACATAGAGAAGCGGGAAGAGTTTCCCGATTCGTGCAAGGACAGGCGCGGCAGGCTCCGGGTGGGGGCGGCGGTGGGGGTCTCGGCCGACCGGGACGAGAGGGCCGAAGCGCTCCTTAATGCCGGAGCGGACGTCATAGTGGTCGATACGGCCCACGGACACAGCAAGGGCGTTATCACCGCGGTAAAGGCGATAAGAAGGAACTTTCCCGACTGCCAGCTCATAGCCGGCAACGTCGCCACTGCCGACGGAGCCGAAGCGCTCATAAAGGCCGGTGTGGACGCCGTCAAGGTTGGCGTCGGGCCGGGCTCCATCTGCACGACGAGGGTCGTGACGGGCGTGGGCGTGCCGCAGATGACGGCCGTCATGGACGCCGTCGCCGTTGCGCGGAAGAAGAAGATCCCCGTCATCTCGGACGGCGGAATAAAGTTCTCTGGAGATATAACCAAGGCGCTGGCCTCGGGCGCCGACTCTGTCATGATGGGCGGGCTCTTTGCCGGAACCGACGAGAGCCCCGGCGAGACCATACTCTACCAGGGCCGGACCTTCAAGGTCTACAGGGGGATGGGCTCCATAGAGGCCATGAAAAAGGGCAGTAAGGACAGGTACTTCCAGGATGACGTTGAGAGCGAGCTTAAACTCGTGCCCGAGGGCATAGAGGGCAGGGTCCCGCACAAGGGGCCCATCTCGTCGAGTATCTTCCAACTCGTAGGGGGGCTTAAGGCGGGCATGGGCTACCTCGGCTGCAGGACCATCCCGGAGATGCACAAAAAGGCCCGCTTCGTGAGGATAACCCCGTCGGGGCTCAAGGAAAGCCACGTCCACGACGTCTTTATGACCAAAGAGCCGCCGAATTACCGGATAGATAGTTAACCGGGGAAACAGTTAAAATGGTCTGCAGCCTCCCTGTGGGATTTTTTCTATAAATGGACATCCATTCCCAAAAAATCCTGATCCTCGACTTCGGCTCGCAGTACACCCAGCTCATCGCCCGCAGGATAAGGGAGGCCAGGGTCTACTGCGAGATACATCCCTATAACGTCGCGCCGGAGTTCATCGAGTCGTTCAACCCCCGGGGCATAGTGCTCTCCGGCGGGCCGTCGAGCGTTTTCGACAGGGGCGCCCCGCGCGTATCGAAGAAACTCTTTCAAACCGGCGTACCGATACTCGGCATCTGCTACGGCATGCAGCTGACTTCGAAGCTCATGGACGGCAGGGTCAAGAAGAGTAAAAAGAGGGAGTACGGCCCGGCCACGCTGAAGGTGGTCGATAGCTGCGACCTCTTTTCCGGGCTCGGGAGGGCGCCGCTAAAAGTCTGGATGAGCCACGGCGACAGGGTGGAAAAACTCCCGAAAGGTTTCAAAGTAACGGCCCGCTCCGGCAACTCGGTCGTCGGCGCTATGAAGAACGAAAAACTTAAGGTCTACGGAGTCCAGTTCCACCCCGAGGTGGTCCACACCCCCAGGGGCACGAAGATAATCAAGAACTTTCTCTTCAAGGTATGCGGCTGCAAGCCCGTCTGGACGATGAGCTCGTTCATAGATACGGCGGTCGAGGAGATACGCGCGAAGGTCGGCAGCGGCAGGGTCGTCTGCGGCATAAGCGGCGGGGTGGACTCCTCGGTCACGGCAGCCCTTGTGCACCGTGCCATAGGCAACAGGCTAACCTGTATATTCGTCGATAACGGCGTGCTTCGGAAAGGAGAAGCCGACAAGGTCTTCGCGACGCTCAGGCGTCACTTCCGGATGAAGATAAGGCTCGTGGACTCTTCGGCGAGGTTCCTGAAGAAGCTCAGGCGGGTCGAGGACCCCGAGAAGAAGCGGAAGATTATAGGCAACGAGTTCATACACGTCTTCGAGGAGGAGGCGGGCAAGGTCAGGGGGGGGAGGGGGGGGGTCGACTTCCTCGCCCAGGGCACGCTCTACCCCGACGTCATAGAGAGCGTTTCGTTCAAGGGCCCCTCGGCCACCATAAAGAGCCACCATAACGTCGGCGGCCTCTTGAAGAGGATGCGGTTAAAGCTCGTCGAGCCCTTAAGGGAGCTCTTCAAGGACGAGGTAAGGGCGCTTGGCCGGGAGCTCGGCATGAGCGAGGAGCTCATAGGCCGCCATCCCTTCCCCGGCCCCGGCCTTGCCGTCAGGATCCTCGGCGAGGTCACCCGTGAGAGGTGCGAAATACTACGCGAGGCCGACGCCATCGTGCTCGAAGAGATAAAGGGCGCGGGGCTTTACGGTGAGATGTGGCAGGCATTCGCCGTATTGCTGCCGGTAAAGTCGGTCGGGGTCATGGGGGACGAGAGGACCTATGAGAACACCGTGGCCGTCCGCGCCGTCGATAGCGTCGACGGCATGACGGCCGACTGGGTCAGGCTGCCGTATGAGGTCATGGCGAAGATATCTTCCCGGGTGATAAACGAGGTCAGGGGCGTTAACAGGGTGGTCTACGATATAAGCTCGAAACCGCCCAGTACTATCGAATGGGAGTAAAAAGCCAGGTGGGTATTTTTGGCAGGGCGGCTTTTATGAAAATCGCTCCACCGCAGGTGGCTCCGAGTACTATAGAATGGGAGTGAAACAGTGCCGATAGACGATCTGAAAGGAAAAGAGACCTGGCGCCTCTTCAGGATACTGAGCGAGTTTATCGAGGGGTTCGAGGACCTCGCGGACGTAGGGCCGGCGGTGAGTATCTTCGGCTCGGCCCGCTTCCACAAACGCAACAAGTACTATAAAAAGACCGTCGAGATATCCCGGATGCTCTCGGAGAACGGCTACGCGATCATAACCGGCGGCGGGCCCGGCATAATGGAGGCCGCCAATAGGGGCGCTACGGATGCCGGCGGCCGCTCGGTGGGGCTCAACATAACGCTCCCCGAGGAGCAGCAGCCCAACCCCTTCCAGAACCTCTCGATCACCTTCAGATACTTCTTCGTCAGGAAGGTTATGTTCGTCAAGTACGCCATGGGGTACGTGTGCATGCCGGGGGGGTTCGGCACGATGGACGAGTTCTTCGAGGCGCTTACCCTCATTCAGACCCACAAGGTACACCCGCTTCCCCTGATACTGTTCGGCTCCGAGTACTGGTCGCCCGTAGTCGATTTCATGGAGAAGACGATGCTCAAGCACGGCACCATATCCGAGGAGGATCTGGGACTCGTAAAGCAGACCGACGACCCCGAGGAGGTGCTGGATATAATCGAGAAGCACAAGGCGTGGAAAGAGGACATGGTAAAGAAGGCGGAGAAGGGGAAAAAAGGGAAAAAAGGGAAAAAAGGAAGCTAAAATGGAGGGGTTAAGAAGATGAGCGAAGGACACGGGCACGAAGAGGAGCTTAAGGATGTTACGGTCGCCCTCGAGGCCGATCAGATCGAGGCGCTCGGGGAGCTTGCCAGGGAATACAGCGAGAAGCTCGGGCAGCAGTGGGATTTGAGCGCCGTCGTGAGGGTGGCGGTCGGAGACCTTTTAACGAAGCTCGGGAGGATGGCATGAAGAAGATGCGTTCGAACTACACCACGGCGCCCAAGGCGAGGGCCGCGGCAACCAGGGACATATCGGTGGAGGAGAGGAACAGGCTCGTCAAACTCGCCCGGGAGAAGCTCGCCTCCGACTTCGAGGCCTACCACCGTAACGCCAACATACACGGCATAGTGGTGAGGCTCCATACCAATTCTTACCACCTCTACGATTTCTGGGTGGAGAACTGGTACGGCGCGCCGCGCGCGGCCACCATCCTTCCGCATGCCCTTATATACGCCGTGACCGGAGTGGAGGGCCACGAGCCGCACGCCTACTATAACCACGAGACGAGGACCGCGATATTCATAAACACCGAGTACTACGGGCAGTGCAAGTCATGGGCCCTCGGCATAGCGGCCGACATACTGGAGACCCAGCACGACGTGCACTCCATCCACGGCTCCTGCGCCATCGTGCACGGCAAGGGGGTCGTCATAATAGCCCCCACCGGCACCGGCAAGAGCACGCACACCTGGGGGCTCATGCAGCTCCCCGACGGAAAGATACATTCGGACGACTGGATATTCCTCACCTACAAGAAGGGGCTCGCCATGGCGGATATATCCGAGAGGAAGTTCTATCTCAGGACCGACATGGTAAAGAGTTTTCCGGACATAGTGCCGCTCCTGGAGAGGTGCAAGTGCGAGAACGTCGAGGACGACGACTTCACCAAATTCCCCAACTCCCGCTGCATACTCGACCCCGAGTGGATAGGGGGGCCGGACAAGTTCGTCGAGAGGGCGGTCGTGAAGTCGGTCATCCTCCTTAGGAGGGACCCGGAGTCCCCCCCGGAGGTGGAGCTCTCCCCGGATGAGGCCATAAAGGTGCTCGAGAAGGGAAGGTTCCAGCGCCTTCCCGGCGCGGGTGGCAAGGAGGGGGAGTTCGGAGAGGAGCCTTTCTATAACCCCTACCTCCTGGTAAAGAGGCCCGAGGTGCAGAAGGCGTTCTTCAGGGAACTTTTCTCTTCCACCACCTGCCACATACTCAATACCGGCGTTGAAAGCGTTGAGGGCAGCCAGCAGAGGATAAGGCGTATCGTAAAAGATGCGTAAGATGAACGTGATAAGGACGGTCGCGGCACTTGCGGTCTTATTCGTCGGGGGATGCGTCAGTATCCCCGCGCCGGGGGTGAAGCCGCTTATTGAGAAGGCAGTAGGCGGCACCGGCGCCGACAAGGTCCTCCTTATAGACATATCGGGGCTTATAAGCGACAAGGAGGAGCGCGGGGTCCTTGGCTTTCAGACGGCGCCGAGGCTTACCGCGAGGATAAGGGAGGAGCTCGACAAGGCCTCGGAGGACAAGCGGGTAAAGGCCGTCGTGCTGAGGATAAAGACACCCGGCGGCGAGGTCACCACCTCGGATATCGTCCACCACGAGATCAAACGCTTCAAGGAGAAGAGTGAAGTGACCGTGGTGGCCGAGCTCATGGGTATCGCCACTTCCGGAGGCTACTACATAGCCTCGGCCGCCGACGAAATTATCGCCCACCCCACCACCGTAACCGGCGCCATAGGGGTCGTGGCCTACAGGATAAACGCCACGGGCCTCATGGAGAAGATAGGGCTCACCGACGAGACCATAAAGTCCGGCGAGAAGAAAGACATGGGCAGCCCCATCCGACCCATGGCAGACGAGGAGAGGGAGCTTCTTCAGGCCATAATAGACTCCATGTTCGAGCGGTTCCTCGATGCGGTAAAGGAGGGCAGGCCGGGTATGGACGAGGCGGCCCTCAAGGAGGTCTCCGACGGCCGGGTCTATACCGCCGAGCAGGCCCTTAAGCTCGGTCTCATCGACCGGATAGGCTACATGGAGGACGCGATAGAGCGCGCGAAGGAGAGGGCGGGCATCGAGGAGGCCAGGGTCGTCGCCTACGCGCGGCCCGGCGACTACAGGAGCAATATCTATTCCTCATCGAAACTCGCCGCTCCATCCACCGTAAACCTGATAAACATAGACGC encodes:
- the sppA gene encoding signal peptide peptidase SppA, giving the protein MRKMNVIRTVAALAVLFVGGCVSIPAPGVKPLIEKAVGGTGADKVLLIDISGLISDKEERGVLGFQTAPRLTARIREELDKASEDKRVKAVVLRIKTPGGEVTTSDIVHHEIKRFKEKSEVTVVAELMGIATSGGYYIASAADEIIAHPTTVTGAIGVVAYRINATGLMEKIGLTDETIKSGEKKDMGSPIRPMADEERELLQAIIDSMFERFLDAVKEGRPGMDEAALKEVSDGRVYTAEQALKLGLIDRIGYMEDAIERAKERAGIEEARVVAYARPGDYRSNIYSSSKLAAPSTVNLINIDADFLKGPGMRFMYLWMP
- the guaB gene encoding IMP dehydrogenase, which translates into the protein MANTKITRGLTFDDVLLVPSYSRALPRDVDVSTRLTREIKLNIPLVSAAMDSVTESRMAIAIAQEGGIGIIHKNLSVDEQAAMVDKVKKYESVIILEPRTLAPDQKVSDALEIMKKEQISGFPIVKDGALVGIVTNRDLRFETKPGRKIKDIMTRKVVTAPVGISIDKAKAMLHKHRIEKLPVLDKRGRLRGLITMTDIEKREEFPDSCKDRRGRLRVGAAVGVSADRDERAEALLNAGADVIVVDTAHGHSKGVITAVKAIRRNFPDCQLIAGNVATADGAEALIKAGVDAVKVGVGPGSICTTRVVTGVGVPQMTAVMDAVAVARKKKIPVISDGGIKFSGDITKALASGADSVMMGGLFAGTDESPGETILYQGRTFKVYRGMGSIEAMKKGSKDRYFQDDVESELKLVPEGIEGRVPHKGPISSSIFQLVGGLKAGMGYLGCRTIPEMHKKARFVRITPSGLKESHVHDVFMTKEPPNYRIDS
- the guaA gene encoding glutamine-hydrolyzing GMP synthase, whose translation is MDIHSQKILILDFGSQYTQLIARRIREARVYCEIHPYNVAPEFIESFNPRGIVLSGGPSSVFDRGAPRVSKKLFQTGVPILGICYGMQLTSKLMDGRVKKSKKREYGPATLKVVDSCDLFSGLGRAPLKVWMSHGDRVEKLPKGFKVTARSGNSVVGAMKNEKLKVYGVQFHPEVVHTPRGTKIIKNFLFKVCGCKPVWTMSSFIDTAVEEIRAKVGSGRVVCGISGGVDSSVTAALVHRAIGNRLTCIFVDNGVLRKGEADKVFATLRRHFRMKIRLVDSSARFLKKLRRVEDPEKKRKIIGNEFIHVFEEEAGKVRGGRGGVDFLAQGTLYPDVIESVSFKGPSATIKSHHNVGGLLKRMRLKLVEPLRELFKDEVRALGRELGMSEELIGRHPFPGPGLAVRILGEVTRERCEILREADAIVLEEIKGAGLYGEMWQAFAVLLPVKSVGVMGDERTYENTVAVRAVDSVDGMTADWVRLPYEVMAKISSRVINEVRGVNRVVYDISSKPPSTIEWE
- a CDS encoding TIGR00730 family Rossman fold protein yields the protein MPIDDLKGKETWRLFRILSEFIEGFEDLADVGPAVSIFGSARFHKRNKYYKKTVEISRMLSENGYAIITGGGPGIMEAANRGATDAGGRSVGLNITLPEEQQPNPFQNLSITFRYFFVRKVMFVKYAMGYVCMPGGFGTMDEFFEALTLIQTHKVHPLPLILFGSEYWSPVVDFMEKTMLKHGTISEEDLGLVKQTDDPEEVLDIIEKHKAWKEDMVKKAEKGKKGKKGKKGS